From a region of the Streptomyces venezuelae genome:
- a CDS encoding TIM-barrel domain-containing protein → MRRRHRRRTPAAAVLAAALAVAGLAAAGPVALPATASASASASATASASASASATASASVSAPSGATATAGDVTAFTRSGNTFTVTGSGGAKARVVVARADIFRLWLSPDGSFTDDPAGTDLAPTTDFGPVTTSWSDAGAYYRITTGSLSIRVDKKPLRFSVYRADDTTPVWQETRPTSWTGGRTTQYLARGADEQFYGTGLRLGEWALRGRTVPIAVDNKWRENDNASPAPFYMSTNGYGVMRNTWAPGSYGFDAPTTLTHDEKRFDAWYFTGDSLKSVLDAYTDVSGKPFMAPMWGFELGNADCFNASNPDYQGEHNRLRHQRTPDVVGYATDARAADMPSGWFLPNDGYGCGYTAPLKPTVDALKAKGFQTGLWTSTGLGSIADEVGTAGSRGVKTDVAWIGSGYKYAFDGVRQAVEGIEKNSDARRFVWTVDGWAGTQRNAVVWTGDTYGTWDDMRWHVPAITGAGLSGLNYAAGDVDGIFGGSPKTYTRDLQWKAFTPAFMTMSGWGATGPAAGYQDKQPWRFAEPYLSINRTYLQLKMRLMPYLYTMSRVAHESGVPSTRAMVLEYPDDPVARGNLTSGQFMAGDSFLVAPVVSDTSVRDGIYLPAGTWTDYWTGRTYAGPGWLNGYRAPLDTLPLFVKGGAVVPMWPQMNYTGEKPVSTLTYDIHPRGASSFSLYEDDGRTRAHELGAYARQRVDVTAPTAGSGTVTVSVGAPTGEYTGKPASRGYEFTLHVAGAPASVTRDGTPLPGLASKAAYDAASSGWYFDPEDRAGVLWIKTPRTAGAFSVSATGTAVPAAAALPSSGPIDRSAWSLVHADSEETAAENGAAAHAFDGNPATLWHTAWSSAKPAPLPHEIQLDLGARHVVDGLGYLPRQDGGVNGRIGGYEVWLSDTTADWGVPVARGTFTDTAAPKTVALTPKSGRYLRLRALTEAGGRGPWTSAAEITLTGRPAP, encoded by the coding sequence GTGCGGCGCAGGCACAGGCGGCGCACCCCGGCCGCCGCCGTGCTCGCCGCCGCCCTCGCCGTGGCCGGTCTGGCCGCCGCCGGACCGGTCGCCTTACCCGCAACCGCCTCCGCCTCCGCCTCCGCATCCGCAACCGCCTCCGCCTCCGCCTCCGCATCCGCAACCGCCTCCGCATCCGTCTCCGCCCCATCCGGAGCCACCGCGACCGCGGGCGACGTCACCGCGTTCACCCGCTCCGGGAACACCTTCACCGTCACGGGCTCCGGCGGAGCCAAGGCCCGCGTGGTCGTCGCCCGCGCCGACATCTTCCGCCTCTGGCTCTCGCCCGACGGGTCCTTCACCGACGACCCGGCCGGCACCGACCTCGCCCCCACCACCGACTTCGGCCCCGTGACCACGAGCTGGTCGGACGCCGGCGCGTACTACCGGATCACCACCGGATCCCTCTCCATCCGGGTCGACAAGAAGCCCCTGCGGTTCTCCGTCTACCGCGCCGACGACACCACCCCCGTCTGGCAGGAGACCCGGCCCACCAGCTGGACCGGCGGCCGGACCACCCAGTACCTGGCCCGGGGAGCGGACGAGCAGTTCTACGGCACCGGCCTGCGCCTCGGCGAGTGGGCGCTGCGCGGCAGGACCGTACCGATCGCCGTCGACAACAAGTGGCGCGAGAACGACAACGCCAGCCCCGCCCCCTTCTACATGTCCACCAACGGCTACGGCGTCATGCGCAACACCTGGGCCCCGGGCTCCTACGGCTTCGACGCGCCGACCACCCTCACGCACGACGAGAAGCGCTTCGACGCCTGGTACTTCACCGGTGACTCCCTCAAGTCCGTGCTCGACGCCTACACCGACGTGAGCGGGAAGCCGTTCATGGCGCCGATGTGGGGCTTCGAGCTCGGCAACGCCGACTGCTTCAACGCCTCCAACCCCGACTACCAGGGCGAGCACAACCGGCTCCGCCACCAGCGGACCCCCGACGTCGTCGGCTACGCGACCGACGCCCGGGCCGCCGACATGCCCTCGGGCTGGTTCCTGCCCAACGACGGCTACGGCTGCGGTTACACCGCACCCCTCAAACCGACGGTGGACGCCCTGAAGGCCAAGGGCTTCCAGACGGGCCTGTGGACCTCCACCGGCCTCGGCTCCATCGCCGACGAGGTGGGCACGGCCGGCAGCCGGGGCGTGAAGACCGACGTCGCCTGGATCGGCAGCGGCTACAAGTACGCCTTCGACGGCGTGCGGCAGGCGGTGGAGGGCATCGAGAAGAACTCCGACGCCCGCCGGTTCGTCTGGACCGTCGACGGCTGGGCGGGCACCCAGCGCAACGCCGTCGTCTGGACCGGCGACACGTACGGCACCTGGGACGACATGCGCTGGCACGTCCCCGCCATCACCGGAGCGGGTCTCTCCGGCCTCAACTACGCGGCCGGCGACGTCGACGGCATCTTCGGCGGCAGCCCGAAGACGTACACCCGGGACCTCCAGTGGAAGGCCTTCACCCCGGCCTTCATGACGATGTCGGGCTGGGGCGCGACCGGCCCGGCCGCCGGCTATCAGGACAAGCAGCCCTGGCGCTTCGCCGAGCCGTACCTGTCCATCAACCGCACGTACCTGCAGCTGAAGATGCGGCTGATGCCGTACCTGTACACGATGAGCCGCGTCGCCCACGAGAGCGGCGTGCCCAGTACCCGCGCCATGGTCCTGGAGTACCCCGACGACCCGGTCGCCCGCGGCAACCTCACCAGCGGCCAGTTCATGGCCGGCGACTCCTTCCTCGTCGCGCCCGTCGTCTCCGACACCTCGGTCCGCGATGGCATCTACCTCCCGGCCGGGACCTGGACCGACTACTGGACGGGCCGGACCTACGCGGGCCCGGGCTGGCTGAACGGGTACCGGGCGCCGCTCGACACCCTGCCGCTCTTCGTCAAGGGCGGCGCCGTCGTACCGATGTGGCCGCAGATGAACTACACCGGCGAGAAGCCGGTCTCCACCCTCACCTACGACATCCACCCGCGCGGTGCCTCCTCCTTCAGCCTCTACGAGGACGACGGCCGCACCCGCGCCCACGAGTTGGGCGCCTACGCCCGTCAGCGCGTCGACGTCACCGCCCCGACGGCCGGCTCCGGTACGGTCACCGTCTCCGTGGGCGCCCCCACCGGCGAGTACACCGGCAAACCGGCCTCCCGCGGCTACGAGTTCACCCTGCACGTGGCCGGCGCACCCGCCTCCGTCACCCGGGACGGGACCCCCCTGCCGGGCCTGGCCTCGAAGGCCGCCTACGACGCCGCCTCCTCCGGCTGGTACTTCGACCCGGAGGACCGCGCCGGAGTCCTCTGGATCAAGACGCCCCGCACGGCGGGCGCGTTCAGCGTCTCGGCCACCGGCACCGCCGTCCCCGCGGCCGCTGCCCTGCCCTCGTCCGGGCCGATCGACCGGTCGGCCTGGTCCCTGGTCCACGCCGACAGCGAGGAGACCGCCGCCGAGAACGGCGCGGCCGCGCACGCCTTCGACGGAAACCCGGCCACCCTGTGGCACACGGCCTGGTCGTCGGCGAAGCCCGCCCCGCTCCCGCACGAGATCCAGCTCGACCTCGGTGCCCGCCACGTGGTGGACGGCCTCGGCTACCTGCCCCGCCAGGACGGCGGCGTCAACGGCAGGATCGGCGGCTACGAGGTCTGGCTCTCCGACACCACCGCCGACTGGGGGGTACCCGTGGCGCGTGGCACCTTCACCGACACCGCGGCCCCCAAGACCGTGGCCCTCACCCCGAAGAGCGGACGCTACCTGCGCCTGAGAGCACTGACCGAGGCGGGCGGCCGCGGCCCCTGGACCAGCGCCGCCGAGATCACCCTCACCGGCCGGCCCGCCCCCTGA
- a CDS encoding LysR family transcriptional regulator: MTLDDLRVFVAVCRAGSLSAVARDLGRTQSAVSQHVRRLEKQTGTSLLERHARGVVPTEAGRILQTAAADGIAGLDGALRRVEDLVRGGGTVRVTTGGTTVRHFMSEAVVTFRRRHPEVNLEFQTENSGRRCFDALAADALDLAWITIGGPVRGIELHPVMELPWVLAVGADDPLAARTRIDPADLAGVRHIRLPENSASRAHLDAAFAASGIRVTSGTGVADWDTALLLAELGLGHAVVPALPGWQVPGSDGPLRLVPIPALPPLAVGWAVRRWAALAPPALAFADEVARSCRARAAGQQ; this comes from the coding sequence ATGACCCTCGACGACCTCCGTGTGTTCGTGGCCGTCTGCCGCGCCGGCAGTCTCAGCGCCGTGGCCCGCGACCTCGGCCGCACCCAGTCGGCCGTCAGCCAGCACGTCCGCCGCCTGGAGAAGCAGACCGGCACGAGCCTTCTGGAGCGCCACGCCCGCGGCGTCGTCCCCACCGAGGCCGGCCGCATCCTCCAGACGGCGGCAGCCGACGGCATCGCCGGACTCGACGGCGCCCTGCGCCGCGTGGAGGACCTCGTCCGCGGTGGCGGCACCGTCCGCGTCACCACCGGCGGGACGACGGTGCGGCACTTCATGTCCGAGGCCGTCGTCACCTTCCGCCGCCGCCACCCCGAGGTGAACCTGGAGTTCCAGACCGAGAACTCCGGCCGCCGCTGCTTCGACGCCCTCGCCGCCGACGCCCTCGACCTCGCCTGGATCACCATCGGCGGTCCGGTCCGCGGCATCGAGCTGCACCCCGTCATGGAACTGCCCTGGGTGCTCGCCGTCGGCGCCGACGACCCCCTCGCCGCCCGCACCCGTATCGACCCCGCCGACCTCGCCGGCGTCCGTCACATCCGGCTGCCCGAGAACTCCGCCTCCCGCGCCCACCTCGACGCCGCCTTCGCCGCATCCGGCATCCGGGTCACCTCCGGCACCGGCGTGGCCGACTGGGACACCGCCCTGCTGCTGGCCGAACTAGGCCTCGGACACGCCGTCGTGCCCGCGCTGCCCGGCTGGCAGGTCCCCGGCTCCGACGGCCCGCTGCGCCTCGTGCCGATCCCCGCCCTGCCGCCGCTCGCGGTCGGCTGGGCCGTCCGCCGCTGGGCCGCCCTGGCCCCGCCCGCCCTGGCCTTCGCCGACGAGGTCGCCCGCAGCTGCCGGGCGCGCGCGGCCGGGCAGCAGTGA
- a CDS encoding TetR/AcrR family transcriptional regulator encodes MDQERPLRERLIDVGVELVLSEGAGAVGLREIARRAGVSHGAPRRYFPTHQSLLSAIARRGFEDLGVRVAAAVGAPDLTPRERVRTVGSAYVGYALEHAGMFALMFRHDLLDSTGQGPSEGPRLRESTLPMFELLVTLVGRCGAAEPSITAAALWANLHGVAQLWRWGSLPLVLGGAAADGVGRLIGAAVDAHLGPEPV; translated from the coding sequence ATGGACCAGGAGAGACCGCTCCGGGAGCGGCTGATCGACGTGGGTGTGGAACTCGTGCTGAGCGAGGGCGCCGGCGCTGTCGGGCTGCGGGAGATCGCCCGCCGGGCGGGTGTCTCGCACGGGGCGCCGCGCCGGTACTTCCCCACCCACCAGTCCCTGCTGTCGGCGATCGCCCGGCGCGGGTTCGAGGATCTCGGCGTGCGCGTCGCGGCGGCGGTCGGCGCGCCGGACCTGACCCCGCGGGAGCGGGTGCGGACGGTCGGGTCCGCCTACGTCGGCTACGCGCTGGAGCACGCGGGGATGTTCGCGCTGATGTTCCGGCACGACCTGCTGGACAGTACGGGCCAGGGTCCCTCCGAGGGGCCGCGGCTGCGCGAGTCCACGCTCCCGATGTTCGAGCTCCTCGTGACGCTCGTCGGCCGGTGCGGGGCGGCCGAACCCTCCATCACCGCCGCCGCGTTGTGGGCCAATCTGCACGGGGTGGCGCAGTTGTGGCGCTGGGGCAGCCTGCCGCTCGTCCTCGGCGGCGCGGCCGCCGACGGCGTCGGACGCCTCATCGGCGCCGCCGTCGACGCGCACCTCGGGCCGGAGCCCGTATGA
- a CDS encoding DUF6158 family protein: MTEHNGGPAAQKLEEGRLLKELEAIHRTRHETLLHGSDDALVTHTKRMNELEHEYVRRHPQRAQTAGRTRSGARARSTGD, translated from the coding sequence ATGACGGAGCACAACGGCGGTCCGGCGGCGCAGAAACTGGAGGAGGGCCGGCTGCTCAAGGAGCTGGAGGCCATCCACCGCACGCGCCACGAGACCCTGTTGCACGGGTCCGACGACGCCCTGGTCACCCATACGAAGCGGATGAACGAGCTGGAGCACGAGTACGTACGCCGCCACCCGCAGCGGGCCCAGACCGCGGGCCGCACCCGCTCGGGAGCACGCGCACGCAGCACCGGAGACTAG
- a CDS encoding CobW family GTP-binding protein — protein sequence MTLPVVIVGGLHGDARRSAVRELLAAVPGSVAVHHDLGTAAGGTVRRLVRDAAGELSRGEAPLVNDCACCALREDLLPELRRLAADGLTRLAVVELWDSVEPRAMAEVVTAHGGEALDLTGVITAVDPALVLAYLANGDDLADAGLAAAPTDRRTVGDTWARQLEYAPVLALVGGADAADEDRALLAQLHPTARRVPAGSGALARAAFAGFDTEAAAAAQHPACALLPQEADEAGVATLVWHRHRPFHPERLYEALEDLAAAAARSRGRFWLADRPDTLLAWDAAGGALRVENSGPWLASLPDAAWELVPPVRRAAAALGWHPEHGDRRQHLAFTSPGLDRERLAGLLDSCLLTDAEFAAGPEAWKRLPTAFGAFLDPAS from the coding sequence GTGACCCTGCCCGTCGTCATCGTCGGCGGGCTCCACGGCGACGCCCGCCGCAGCGCGGTGCGGGAGTTGCTGGCCGCCGTACCGGGCAGCGTGGCCGTGCACCACGACCTCGGCACGGCGGCCGGGGGGACCGTACGGCGCCTGGTGCGGGACGCCGCGGGCGAGCTGTCCCGGGGCGAGGCCCCGCTCGTGAACGACTGCGCGTGCTGCGCGCTGCGCGAGGACCTGCTCCCGGAGCTGCGGCGCCTCGCCGCGGACGGGCTGACCCGGCTCGCCGTCGTCGAACTGTGGGACTCCGTCGAACCGCGCGCCATGGCCGAGGTGGTGACCGCCCACGGCGGCGAAGCCCTGGACCTCACCGGTGTGATCACCGCCGTGGACCCCGCCCTCGTCCTGGCGTACCTCGCCAACGGGGACGACCTCGCGGACGCCGGGCTCGCCGCGGCCCCCACCGACCGGCGGACCGTCGGGGACACCTGGGCCCGGCAGCTGGAGTACGCGCCCGTCCTCGCGCTCGTCGGCGGCGCGGACGCGGCCGACGAGGACCGCGCCCTGCTGGCCCAGCTGCACCCGACCGCGCGCCGGGTGCCGGCGGGGTCCGGCGCGCTGGCGCGCGCCGCCTTCGCCGGATTCGACACCGAGGCGGCGGCCGCCGCCCAGCATCCGGCCTGCGCGCTGCTGCCGCAGGAGGCGGACGAGGCCGGGGTCGCCACGCTCGTCTGGCACCGCCACCGCCCGTTCCACCCGGAGCGGCTCTACGAGGCCCTGGAGGACCTCGCGGCCGCTGCCGCCCGCAGCCGGGGCCGCTTCTGGCTCGCCGACCGCCCCGACACCCTGCTGGCCTGGGACGCCGCGGGCGGCGCGCTCCGCGTGGAGAACAGCGGCCCGTGGCTGGCCTCGCTGCCGGACGCGGCATGGGAGCTGGTGCCTCCCGTGCGCAGGGCGGCGGCCGCGCTGGGCTGGCACCCCGAGCACGGCGACCGCCGCCAGCACCTGGCCTTCACCTCACCCGGCCTCGACCGTGAACGGCTGGCCGGGCTCCTCGACTCGTGCCTGCTGACCGACGCCGAGTTCGCCGCCGGTCCCGAGGCCTGGAAGCGCCTGCCGACCGCTTTCGGAGCCTTCCTCGACCCCGCCTCCTGA
- a CDS encoding type B 50S ribosomal protein L31, whose protein sequence is MKPGIHPAYGPVVFRDKAAGFAFLTRSTATGNGSVEWEDGRTYPVVDVEISSRSHPFYTGTARVLDTAGRVERFQRRYGSKP, encoded by the coding sequence GTGAAGCCCGGAATCCACCCCGCCTACGGCCCCGTCGTCTTCCGCGACAAGGCCGCCGGCTTCGCCTTCCTCACCCGGTCGACCGCCACCGGCAACGGCTCGGTCGAGTGGGAGGACGGCCGCACCTACCCCGTCGTCGACGTCGAGATCTCCTCGCGGAGCCACCCCTTCTACACCGGCACCGCCCGCGTCCTGGACACCGCCGGCCGCGTCGAGCGCTTCCAGCGCCGCTACGGGAGCAAGCCGTGA
- the rpmG gene encoding 50S ribosomal protein L33, translated as MARNATRPIVRLRSTAGTGHTYVTRKNRRNDPDRMVLRKFDPVVRRHVDHREER; from the coding sequence ATGGCACGCAACGCAACACGACCGATCGTCAGGCTCCGCTCCACCGCGGGCACCGGCCACACCTACGTCACCCGCAAGAACCGTCGCAACGACCCGGACCGCATGGTGCTGCGCAAGTTCGACCCGGTCGTCCGCCGGCACGTCGACCACCGCGAAGAGCGCTGA
- a CDS encoding TetR/AcrR family transcriptional regulator, with protein MVHEHELLDGAARVLAGDHSASMVQIAAGIGTSRATLSRRYATREALLKAVAVRAIEVVDGCLAPLDLTPGADAAAFDAAIEDLVVALMPAAHLYGFTSRDATVLADPEFRAGVDRQDQQAVAFIALGQRLGRLRADLPPYWIWYSLWGLLDAAAEGVRDGHFAPRQIGHLVLTSFLSGTRPLTQPPSGATAP; from the coding sequence ATGGTGCACGAACATGAACTGCTGGACGGGGCGGCCCGCGTCCTCGCCGGCGATCACAGCGCCTCGATGGTGCAGATCGCCGCCGGCATCGGCACCAGCCGCGCCACGCTGAGCCGCCGCTACGCGACCCGCGAGGCCCTGCTCAAGGCCGTCGCCGTCCGGGCGATCGAGGTCGTCGACGGGTGCCTGGCGCCGCTCGACCTGACCCCCGGCGCCGACGCGGCCGCCTTCGACGCCGCCATCGAGGACCTGGTCGTCGCCCTGATGCCCGCCGCGCACCTCTACGGCTTCACCTCGCGCGACGCCACCGTCCTCGCGGACCCGGAGTTCCGGGCCGGAGTGGACCGGCAGGACCAGCAGGCGGTGGCCTTCATCGCCCTCGGCCAGCGACTGGGCCGGCTGCGCGCGGACCTGCCGCCGTACTGGATCTGGTACTCGCTCTGGGGTCTGCTCGACGCGGCCGCCGAAGGAGTGCGCGACGGCCACTTCGCCCCCCGCCAGATCGGCCACCTGGTGCTGACCTCCTTCCTCAGCGGGACGCGGCCGCTCACGCAGCCCCCCTCCGGCGCTACCGCGCCCTGA
- a CDS encoding MFS transporter encodes MRTSERNLMHTPAQAPHRWIVLAILSGSLLLISMDTTILNVAFPSLVGDLQPGAVQQLWIIDVYALALSGLLVTAGALGDRWGRKRLLMAGFGIFSLASLIAVFSTEAWHVIAARALLGIGGAAIMPSTVSILRTVFTDAKERAFALAVWAAVFGGGMAFGPVVGGLLVQDYGWHSAFLLNLPVAAVIVAAGLRYLPESRSPRSSGTWDWWGVGQSVVGMLALAGGIKQLGKSGVGDPLPWTLLLIAAALLTVFVRRQLRLDNPLLQVRLFAKPAFSVAATAIFLPMVGMGAILFLVTQWFQYGEGYTPLEAGVRLLPAPLALIAASMVAPSLMHLFAIRHVLGAGLVVLAVGMALPWTFQQFTELGYPAFAAALTVMGLGAGLATTVASVTLVSAAPAAEVSSAAAIEETCYELGSAMGVAVLGSTAAALYRGNLPALDLDGPSAAAVRGSVGEAAHTAERLGGALGQALLDTASHAYTLAITPAFLLAAVLAVTAAATTWTLIPRDLQPTENH; translated from the coding sequence GTGCGCACCTCCGAACGGAACCTCATGCACACCCCCGCGCAGGCCCCGCACAGGTGGATCGTCCTGGCGATCCTCTCCGGCAGCCTCCTGCTCATCTCCATGGACACCACGATCCTCAACGTGGCCTTCCCCTCGCTCGTCGGCGACCTCCAGCCGGGCGCCGTACAGCAGCTGTGGATCATCGACGTCTACGCGCTGGCCCTGTCCGGACTGCTGGTCACCGCGGGCGCGCTCGGTGACCGCTGGGGGCGCAAGCGGCTGCTCATGGCGGGCTTCGGCATCTTCTCGCTCGCCTCGCTCATCGCCGTGTTCTCCACGGAGGCCTGGCACGTCATAGCGGCCCGCGCCCTGCTCGGCATCGGCGGCGCGGCCATCATGCCCTCCACCGTGTCGATCCTGCGCACCGTCTTCACCGACGCCAAGGAGCGCGCCTTCGCGCTCGCCGTCTGGGCGGCCGTCTTCGGCGGTGGCATGGCCTTCGGGCCGGTCGTCGGCGGACTCCTGGTCCAGGACTACGGCTGGCACTCCGCCTTCCTCCTCAACCTGCCCGTCGCCGCCGTCATCGTCGCGGCCGGCCTGCGCTACCTGCCCGAATCGCGCTCCCCGCGCAGCAGCGGCACATGGGACTGGTGGGGCGTCGGCCAGTCCGTCGTCGGCATGCTCGCCCTCGCGGGCGGAATCAAGCAGCTCGGCAAGAGCGGCGTCGGCGACCCCCTGCCCTGGACCCTGCTCCTGATCGCCGCCGCCCTGCTGACCGTCTTCGTCCGCCGCCAGCTGCGCCTGGACAACCCGCTGCTGCAGGTACGGCTGTTCGCCAAGCCCGCCTTCAGCGTCGCCGCCACCGCGATCTTCCTGCCCATGGTGGGCATGGGCGCGATCCTGTTCCTCGTCACCCAGTGGTTCCAGTACGGCGAGGGCTACACCCCGCTGGAGGCCGGAGTGCGCCTGCTGCCGGCCCCGCTCGCCCTGATCGCCGCATCGATGGTGGCCCCGTCCCTCATGCACCTGTTCGCCATCCGCCACGTGCTCGGCGCCGGACTGGTGGTCCTGGCCGTCGGAATGGCCCTGCCCTGGACCTTCCAGCAGTTCACCGAACTCGGCTACCCGGCCTTCGCCGCCGCCCTGACGGTGATGGGCCTGGGGGCCGGCCTCGCCACCACCGTGGCTTCGGTGACCCTGGTCTCCGCCGCGCCCGCCGCCGAGGTGTCCAGCGCCGCCGCCATCGAGGAGACCTGCTACGAACTCGGCTCGGCCATGGGTGTCGCCGTCCTCGGCTCCACCGCGGCCGCGCTCTACCGGGGCAACCTGCCCGCCCTCGACCTGGACGGCCCGAGCGCCGCCGCCGTGCGGGGCTCCGTCGGCGAGGCCGCGCACACCGCCGAACGCCTCGGCGGCGCCCTCGGGCAGGCCCTGCTCGACACCGCCTCGCACGCCTACACCCTGGCGATCACCCCGGCGTTCCTGCTGGCCGCCGTCCTCGCGGTCACCGCGGCGGCCACGACCTGGACGCTCATTCCGCGGGACCTGCAGCCCACCGAGAACCACTGA
- a CDS encoding helix-turn-helix domain-containing protein codes for MDEPARIGRRVQRLRGERGLTQRQLAEPSYTSAYISTLESGKVRPSETALRFLAARLGTSYEELATGRPAHLATELRLALTDAQQTLATGAADEAAGRYRRLFAEAEELGLVPEQAEARLGLGECALESGELPAAIAHFEAAERLLADEPLPRRARPIRGRAVAHLLAGELRYACYLLESAIDELGASGLADPEALVLLNAAIIGPYLDMGAHARAARAAELALSLAPQVGDPALVAGMHRQVARTFLAGGRVADADASLAKAQEIYGQLRLRTDLAHCHWMRGYVQAQNGELASAERELRIARDMLSARRAGLYTAQVEVELADVLRQLGRYEEAAGLLSALLELGDSHGAVHAGGAHRLLGLMAEERGEWETAEEHYVQALALLERSGATGDLADLCRLLGDLLRRTGRVEAAMDAYRTGLGHRAAPGTTTLGPAPAAPGPRPAPVSGSRWAAGPAE; via the coding sequence ATGGACGAACCGGCCCGGATCGGCCGCAGGGTTCAGCGCCTGCGCGGGGAACGCGGCCTGACGCAGCGGCAGTTGGCGGAGCCCTCGTACACCTCGGCCTATATCTCCACGCTGGAGTCGGGCAAGGTCCGGCCCTCCGAGACGGCGCTGCGCTTCCTGGCCGCCCGCCTGGGCACCTCGTACGAGGAGCTCGCCACCGGGCGCCCGGCGCACCTGGCCACCGAGCTGCGCCTCGCCCTCACCGACGCCCAGCAGACGCTCGCCACGGGCGCGGCCGACGAGGCCGCCGGGCGCTACCGGCGGCTGTTCGCCGAGGCCGAGGAGCTCGGGCTGGTCCCCGAGCAGGCGGAAGCCCGGCTCGGGCTCGGGGAGTGTGCGCTGGAGTCCGGTGAGCTGCCGGCCGCGATCGCCCACTTCGAAGCGGCCGAACGCCTGCTCGCGGACGAGCCCCTCCCCCGCCGGGCCCGGCCGATCCGCGGCCGGGCCGTCGCGCACCTCCTCGCGGGTGAGCTCCGCTACGCGTGCTACCTGCTCGAGTCCGCCATCGACGAGCTGGGCGCGAGCGGGCTGGCGGATCCCGAGGCACTGGTGCTGCTCAACGCCGCGATCATCGGGCCGTACCTGGACATGGGGGCCCATGCCCGCGCCGCCCGCGCCGCCGAGCTCGCGCTCTCGCTGGCTCCGCAGGTCGGCGATCCGGCGCTGGTGGCGGGCATGCACCGGCAGGTGGCCCGGACCTTCCTGGCCGGGGGGCGGGTGGCGGACGCCGACGCCTCACTGGCGAAGGCCCAGGAGATCTACGGGCAGCTGCGGCTGCGGACCGATCTGGCGCACTGCCACTGGATGCGCGGCTACGTACAGGCACAGAACGGCGAACTCGCCTCGGCAGAACGCGAGTTGCGCATCGCGCGGGACATGCTGTCGGCTCGCCGCGCCGGGCTCTACACGGCACAGGTGGAGGTGGAGCTGGCGGACGTACTGCGCCAGCTCGGCCGGTACGAGGAGGCCGCCGGGCTCCTCTCGGCCCTGCTGGAGCTCGGGGACAGCCACGGCGCGGTCCACGCGGGCGGCGCGCACCGGCTCCTCGGCCTGATGGCCGAGGAGCGCGGTGAGTGGGAGACCGCCGAGGAGCACTACGTCCAGGCGCTGGCGCTGCTGGAGCGCAGCGGGGCGACCGGTGATCTCGCGGACCTGTGCCGGCTGCTGGGCGATCTGCTGCGGCGCACGGGCCGGGTCGAGGCGGCCATGGACGCGTACCGCACGGGCCTGGGGCACCGGGCGGCGCCCGGCACCACCACGCTCGGCCCGGCGCCCGCCGCACCCGGGCCGCGGCCCGCCCCGGTCAGTGGTTCTCGGTGGGCTGCAGGTCCCGCGGAATGA